GCGGCATCGATGTCGGCCATCGGAGCTCTGTCCTTCGCTGTCGGCGGGAGTGGTACCACCCCCTCCACTGATTAGACGGATATCTAATCCCCTCCACCCTGCCGCGCACATCGACGGATGTCAACATAGACGAATGTCGAACTCGGGGCGAAGGAAGCGCCGGACCAGGGAACCGGCTGCTCCCGCCTCACAGCCGACGCCTGGCTCCGTCACCGCGGATTCCTTCGAGGAACTGCGCACCATGTCCGCGTTGATGACAGAAGCAGGCGCCGTGAACAATCGATGCGGATATGTCGGCATGACGCACAGGATGGCGCGACCCGACCCCCGAGCGCATCCGGTTTCGGATTCCGAGCCCGCACCAACGGAGCCCGCCACACCGTTGCAGGCGTGATTCGATACATGCAAAAATAGAGGAATGTCGAACCCGAGTGCGGTTCCTTCGGTTGCTGATTCCCAGCAGGGCGTCGTGCCCTGCTGTTCCCCCCTCATTTCAGCGGAGTTGTCCGCTCTCGACGCGGAGCGGCTGGCCAACCTGTTCAAGGCGCTGTCCGATCCGATCCGCCTGCGGCTGCTCTCGCGCGTGGCGTCCCATCCTGCCGGCGAGGCATGCGTGTGCGACATCGCCGATGTCGGCGTATCGCAGCCCACGGTCTCCCACCACCTGAAGAAGCTCCGCGAGGCCGGACTGCTGACGTCCCAGCGTCGCCGCACGTGGGTGTACTACCGGATCGACCAGAGCGTGCTCGTCGCTCTCGGCGCTCTCCTGGGGCTTCCCGCACGTTAGCTAGCGCCGCGCGGGCCCGCCGGTGACGAGGCAGGGGTACCTCCCCGAACATGTCATCGCCCCAGGTGTGGGCGGTCGTTGCCGAGCCCGATCCAGACTGACTCGCACCGGCGGGCACCGTCCAGGGCTTCGTACGTGCCGGGCACTTCGGGGTCGTGCCCGCCCGCGGTCTCAGCGGCGGCCGACGGGGTGCACTCTCGTGCCGGCGAGGCCGGGGCCGCGGAAGGGACGGACGTCCGGTTCCTCGGACGAGGTGTACACGTCCAGCCACAGGGGGGCGGCCACGGACGCCGCCTCCCCGGGCGCCGGCGCGTAGGACAACAGCAGTGTGGGGTCGGCGAGTTCCTCGAAGCGGACCACCCGGTCGGCCTGGTGGGATCCGCTTCCCGGCTCGACCAGCTGTCCCGGTACGGCGACGAATCCGAGGCGTGCCTTGAAGCTGAAGAGGCCGGCCTTGACCACGTGGCCGTAGAGG
This genomic interval from Streptomyces sp. NBC_00193 contains the following:
- a CDS encoding helix-turn-helix transcriptional regulator, which encodes MSNPSAVPSVADSQQGVVPCCSPLISAELSALDAERLANLFKALSDPIRLRLLSRVASHPAGEACVCDIADVGVSQPTVSHHLKKLREAGLLTSQRRRTWVYYRIDQSVLVALGALLGLPAR